Proteins co-encoded in one Carassius gibelio isolate Cgi1373 ecotype wild population from Czech Republic chromosome A15, carGib1.2-hapl.c, whole genome shotgun sequence genomic window:
- the nlrc3l gene encoding NLR family CARD domain-containing protein 3 — translation MSNFGDDSDSENDRIMMDRPPSSYGSMQSDDHEEELDDFDESTLKQSTRVRLHRPDSPETAITERTNTNQSSIYKDGLFLRQPIMHLGDYHVQHSINREPSIMEPSEMQSDIRTEAAMDEELNDRDTEMNERGVQEVQNENAAMEVQVEQAEATTEEEDFDEIVIQCEEPRDPPPLPPEGAGLQFKHKHSSLTLRHVLKQMVGCLSQLHPGEIAYFKRCLSTHYRFRKNYSTIADLNDPLDVIDKMIEVCGLGETLHLTIRSLHNVGKGDLDGYLRKSCRRAVLLHDLKLAYNRRYYNLYEGRCRPGQQRYISDVYVEPVTVIRGTREPINPENEVLKIPYTVEETQIRAADIFRPLPHEQKPIRMVMMTGIPACGLTVAINKFIIDWMEEKSNQDFQFVFPLPAKELHLGKDGNQSFLELLGSFFAEADDIKFIEKPDCLSLFVINALECYKYNLDFKNNEMITSARTKAPLDALLTSLIKGTLLPNARVWITSHVTASHRIPPHLIDRYVELRGFTDEKKEDYFTKRTTEPELGRKVYNHMKRSKALEIICHIPLFSWMVAFIFERGFRDPEYGKHPPGITAFYSQYIIVQMNRSFEKYRGGSSEAQDWKDEDKMFIEMLGKMSYRMIQDGRDWFKVDDLTSVHLTYEDLRTRDELTTEVKRRNEDLRTWVFKFVHITIQEYMAAMYVYVTFRKHGKNAIEPSKMSWFQGTNKDRSMIELFRPAIDRALASPTGHLDMFLRFLIGLLTPGTEDNLRGYQLNHYHPKAKGTEDVVKYINKKMRDNLHPDRRRNLELCLVELEEGKEGR, via the exons ATGAGTAATTTTGGGGACGATAGTGATTCTGAAAATGATCG GATCATGATGGACCGGCCGCCCAGCAGTTACGGCTCCATGCAAAGTGACGATCATGAAGAGGAACTTGATGACTTTGATGAGTCGACCCTTAAACAATCAACAAG GGTCAGGCTTCATCGCCCAGATTCGCCAGAGACTGCAATTACTGAACGTACAAACACAAACCAGTCCAGTATATACAAAGATGGACTGTTCCTGAGACAACCCATCATGCACCTAGGCGATTATCATGTTCAACACAG CATTAACAGAGAGCCCTCGATCATGGAGCCGTCTGAGATGCAGAGCGACATAAGAACAGAAGCAGCGATGGATGAAGAGTTGAATGACAGAGACACGGAGATGAATGAGAGAGGCGTGCAGGAAGTGCAGAATGAAAACGCTGCAATGGAGGTCCAGGTGGAGCAGGCAGAGGCAACGACAGAAGAGGAGGATTTTGATGAAATTGTTATACAATGTGAAGAACCCAGagatcctcctcctcttcctccggaAGGCGCCGGTCTGcagtttaaacacaaacacagctcccTCACACTGCGCCATGTGTTAAAG CAAATGGTGGGGTGTCTTTCCCAGCTCCATCCAGGAGAGATTGCCTATTTTAAGCGTTGTCTGAGCACTCACTACAGATTCAGGAAGAACTACTCGACAATTGCGGATCTTAATGACCCACTGGATGTGATCGATAAAATGATCGAGGTCTGTGGGCTGGGAGAAACTCTGCATCTCACCATACGATCCCTCCACAACGTTGGAAAAGGCGATCTAGATGGATACCTAAGGAAGAGCTGTAGAAGAG CTGTGTTACTGCATGACCTGAAATTAGCTTACAACAGACGCTATTACAATCTCTACGAAGGCCGATGTCGTCCAGGTCAACAGCGATACATCAGTGACGTCTATGTCGAACCCGTAACAGTCATCAGAGGCACCAGGGAGCCCATCAACCCTGAGAATGAGGTCTTGAAGATACCTTATACAGTCGAGGAGACCCAAATCAGAGCCGCGGACATCTTTCGGCCCCTTCCTCACGAACAGAAACCAATCCGTATGGTCATGATGACGGGAATTCCCGCCTGTGGTCTAACGGTGGCTATTAATAAGTTTATCATTGACTGGATGGAGGAAAAAAGCAATCAGGATTTTCAATTCGTGTTCCCTTTGCCGGCCAAAGAGTTGCACCTTGGGAAAGACGGAAATCAGAGCTTCTTAGAGCTACTTGGTAGCTTTTTCGCAGAGGCCGACGACATTAAATTCATTGAGAAGCCCGATTGCTTGAGTCTGTTTGTTATTAACGCTCTAGAATGTTACAAGTACAACCTGGACTTCAAAAACAATGAAATGATCACAAGCGCCAGGACGAAAGCACCATTAGATGCTCTTCTCACCAGTTTAATAAAAGGCACGTTGCTTCCGAATGCCAGAGTTTGGATCACCAGCCACGTCACTGCCTCCCATCGAATTCCTCCGCATCTAATCGACAGGTATGTAGAGTTAAGAGGATTCACGGATGAAAAGAAAGAAGATTACTTTACCAAGAGAACAACTGAACCTGAGCTTGGGAGGAAGGTTTATAACCACATGAAGCGCTCCAAAGCGCTTGAGATCATCTGCCACATTCCTCTCTTTAGCTGGATGGTGGCGTTCATCTTCGAACGAGGGTTTCGAGATCCCGAATACGGCAAACACCCACCTGGCATCACGGCGTTTTATTCGCAGTACATCATTGTGCAGATGAACCGCTCGTTTGAGAAATACCGCGGCGGCAGCAGCGAGGCACAGGATTGGAAGGATGAAGATAAGATGTTTATTGAGATGTTGGGGAAAATGTCATATCGGATGATTCAAGATGGACGGGACTGGTTTAAGGTGGACGATTTGACCTCTGTTCACCTCACATATGAAGATTTGCGCACTCGGGATGAATTAACCACTGAGGTCAAACGAAGAAACGAAGACCTTCGAACGTGGGTCTTCAAGTTTGTTCACATTACTATTCAGGAATACATGGCCGCTATGTATGTTTATGTGACGTTTAGGAAACACGGGAAAAATGCGATCGAACCAAGCAAGATGTCTTGGTTTCAGGGGACAAACAAGGATCGGTCTATGATTGAGCTCTTCCGTCCCGCCATCGACCGTGCGTTGGCGTCTCCGACTGGACATCTGGACATGTTCCTGCGCTTCCTGATCGGATTGTTGACTCCAGGAACTGAGGATAACTTGCGCGGATACCAGCTCAATCACTACCACCCCAAAGCCAAAGGCACGGAGGATGTGGTCAAATACATCAACAAAAAAATGAGAGATAACCTTCATCCAGACAGGAGAAGAAACCTAGAGTTGTGTCTGGTGGAGCTggaagaaggaaaagaaggaagatga